From a region of the Sminthopsis crassicaudata isolate SCR6 chromosome 6, ASM4859323v1, whole genome shotgun sequence genome:
- the CFAP184 gene encoding cilia- and flagella-associated protein 184: MEVLEEEPEGAQAPLETPQPTSEEVPDVSEAGNQDGGEPEEMASKAEPAEGDETAEIEPRVMEDAEEAEEREVEAEEREDEAEEREGEAEEHEGEAEEHEGEAEEVEGEAEEHEGEAEKHEGEGEELEEEAETEAEAEEDEGEEEEGEIPSTFSDAGESSAAGIPESFESRVEDWVAGDRARRALRGDGESDVSLGSPEGEEVLYEQEEEEEEAEEAPDEMELKMQEQQLRSELLEQYHGLLSERNRIHQYNVHLQHKISQALRKKKSSEPGVEMADKTPSELDTPEKEQTYQRYLNSLEELKKQQNEDVEWYQRELEQLRQHCQDKLAQVEKEWRSFQTVKKQVILQAMGSCRFAGGKQAALREVEQIQAVEDRKEKEMSAVRLENVQLKQCLTQLEARMKEQEELTEGLHLIDFEQLKIENQTFNEKVEERNEELLKLHYKVTSNVQIITHVKEKLQFVEFENLGLKSDLMEIDAQVAQKRDILTKTKKARDSLRVDNVKLHQKCGLLGKEMLLRDLEQKVDQTELLSQRLETLKRQHAGLTLSCKGLKQKIKEAKAFLPS; encoded by the coding sequence atggaagtGCTCGAGGAGGAACCCGAAGGGGCCCAGGCTCCTTTGGAAACTCCGCAGCCAACGAGCGAGGAAGTGCCCGATGTCTCCGAGGCCGGGAACCAGGACGGCGGGGAGCCGGAGGAAATGGCTTCGAAGGCGGAACCGGCGGAGGGCGATGAGACTGCGGAGATTGAGCCAAGAGTCATGGAGGACGCCGAAGAGGCCGAAGAGCGTGAGGTCGAGGCCGAGGAGCGCGAAGACGAGGCCGAAGAGCGCGAAGGCGAGGCCGAGGAGCATGAGGGCGAGGCCGAGGAGCATGAGGGTGAGGCTGAGGAGGTTGAGGGCGAGGCCGAGGAGCATGAGGGTGAGGCCGAGAAGCATGAGGGCGAGGGCGAAGAGCTTGAGGAAGAAGCCGAGACGGAGGCTGAGGCCGAGGAGGacgaaggggaggaggaggagggggagattCCGTCGACCTTCTCTGACGCCGGCGAGAGCAGCGCGGCCGGGATCCCAGAGTCCTTCGAAAGTCGCGTCGAGGACTGGGTCGCGGGAGACAGGGCGCGGCGGGCCCTGAGAGGGGATGGGGAGAGCGACGTGTCGCTGGGCTCCCCCGAGGGGGAAGAAGTCTTATAcgagcaggaggaagaggaggaggaggcggaggaggcCCCCGACGAGATGGAGCTGAAGATGCAGGAGCAGCAGTTGCGCAGCGAGCTCCTGGAGCAGTACCACGGGCTGCTCTCGGAGCGCAATCGCATCCACCAGTACAACGTGCACCTGCAGCATAAGATCTCGCAGGCTCTGCGCAAGAAGAAGAGCTCGGAGCCCGGAGTGGAGATGGCCGATAAGACGCCCTCGGAGCTGGACACGCCCGAGAAGGAGCAGACGTACCAGCGCTACCTGAACTCGCTGGAGGAGCTAAAGAAGCAGCAAAACGAGGACGTGGAGTGGTACCAGCGCGAGCTCGAGCAGCTCCGGCAGCACTGCCAGGACAAGTTGGCCCAAGTAGAGAAGGAGTGGAGGTCTTTCCAGACGGTCAAGAAACAGGTGATCCTGCAGGCCATGGGCAGCTGCCGCTTTGCGGGCGGGAAGCAGGCGGCGCTGCGCGAGGTGGAGCAGATCCAGGCGGTGGAGGACCGAAAGGAGAAGGAGATGAGCGCCGTCCGCCTGGAGAACGTGCAGCTCAAGCAGTGCCTGACTCAGCTGGAGGCCAGGATGAAGGAGCAGGAGGAGCTGACTGAAGGACTGCACCTCATCGACTTCGAGCAGCTCAAGATAGAGAACCAGACCTTCAACGAGAAAGTGGAGGAGCGCAACGAGGAGCTCTTAAAACTGCACTACAAAGTCACCAGCAACGTCCAGATCATCACCCACGTGAAAGAGAAATTGCAGTTTGTGGAGTTCGAGAATCTGGGCCTCAAGTCAGACCTTATGGAGATCGATGCTCAGGTGGCCCAGAAGAGGGACATCTTGACCAAGACTAAGAAGGCCAGGGACAGCCTTAGAGTCGATAACGTCAAGTTACACCAGAAGTGTGGACTATTGGGCAAAGAGATGCTTCTTCGGGACCTGGAGCAAAAGGTGGACCAAACCGAGTTGCTCAGCCAGCGACTGGAAACACTTAAGCGCCAGCACGCTGGGCTGACACTCTCTTGCAAAGGGCTCAAACAGAAAATAAAGGAAGCCAAAGCATTTCTCCCATCGTGA
- the TADA2B gene encoding transcriptional adapter 2-beta, whose product MRRREDGGLTGSDGACVLRRDIRLAGSGGSWALAVAAAVAAPAAATGGGGGGGGCSSYPPSSAGGSGGVSVGGVGGTVAGERGKMAELGKKYCVYCLAEVSPLRFRCTECQDIELCPECFSAGAEIGHHRRWHGYQLVDGGRFTLWGPEAEGGWTSREEQLLLDAIEQFGFGNWEDMAAHVGASRTPQEVMEHYVSMYIHGNLGKACIPDTIPNRVTDHTCPSGGPLSPSLTTPLPPLDITVAEQQQLGYMPLRDDYEIEYDQDAETLISGLSVNYDDDDVEIELKRAHVDMYVRKLKERQRRKNIARDYNLVPAFLGKDKKDKEKSMKRKITKDEKEIRVKLRPLYQFMSCKEFDDFFENIHKEKMLRTKIRELQRYRRNGITKMEESAEYEAARHKREKRKENKNIANSKRGKEDGKDGEFAAIENLPGFELLSDREKVLCSSLNLSPARYLTVKTIIIKDHLQKRQGIPSKSRLPSYLDKVLKKRILNFLTESGWISRDAS is encoded by the exons ATGCGGAGGAGGGAAGACGGCGGCCTGACGGGGTCGGATGGCGCCTGCGTATTGAGACGAGACATTCGGCTGGCTGGCTCCGGCGGCTCCTGGGCCTTGGCCGTAGCAGCAGCGGTGGCGGCTCCGGCAGCCGCGAcgggtggcggcggcggcggcggcggttgTTCATCGTATCCGCCCTCGTCCGCCGGGGGAAGTGGCGGCGTCTCCGTCGGCGGCGTCGGCGGGACCGTCGCGGGCGAGCGGGGGAAGATGGCGGAGCTGGGCAAGAAGTACTGTGTGTACTGTCTGGCCGAGGTGAGCCCGCTGCGCTTCCGCTGCACCGAGTGCCAGGACATCGAGCTGTGCCCCGAGTGCTTCTCGGCCGGCGCCGAGATCGGCCACCACCGACGCTGGCACGGCTACCAGCTGGTGGATGGCGGCCGCTTCACGCTGTGGGGGCCCGAGGCCGAGGGCGGCTGGACCAGCCGAGAGGAGCAGCTTCTCCTCGATGCCATCGAGCAGTTCGGCTTCGGCAACTGG GAAGACATGGCTGCTCATGTTGGGGCTTCTCGGACACCTCAAGAAGTGATGGAACACTATGTAAGCATGTACATCCATGGAAACCTTGGGAAAGCCTGCATCCCTGACACTATCCCAAATAGGGTGACAGATCATACATGTCCCAGTGGAGGACCCTTATCTCCTAGTTTGACAACACCCTTGCCTCCTTTAGATATAACTGTTGCCGAACAGCAGCAATTAGGGTACATGCCACTTCGGGATGACTATGAGATTGAATATGACCAAGATGCTGAGACTCTGATTAGTGGACTTTCAGTAAACTacgatgatgatgatgtagaAATAGAGCTCAAGAGAGCTCATGTGGACATGTATGTTAGAAAACTTAAGGAGAGGCAAAGACGAAAGAACATTGCCAGAGACTATAACTTAGTGCCTGCCTTtttagggaaagataaaaaagataaagaaaagtcaATGAAACGGAAAATTACAAAAGATGAGAAGGAGATACGGGTGAAACTGAGGCCTTTGTACCAGTTTATGTCCTGTAAAGAATTTGATGACTTCTTTGAAAACATTCACAAAGAAAAGATGCTCCGCACAAAAATTCGAGAACTACAACGATACCGTCGAAATGGAATCACCAAAATGGAAGAGTCGGCAGAATATGAAGCTGCCAGGCACAAacgggagaagagaaaagaaaataagaacataGCCAACtctaaaagaggaaaggaagatggGAAAGACGGGGAATTTGCTGCAATTGAAAACCTCCCTGGCTTTGAGCTCTTGTCTGACAGGGAGAAGGTGCTTTGTAGTTCTTTAAATCTGAGCCCAGCTCGTTATCTGACTGTGAAAACAATTATCATAAAAGACCACCTCCAGAAACGACAGGGCATTCCATCTAAAAGTCGCCTCCCTAGTTATCTGGACAAAGTTCTCaagaaaaggattttaaatttCCTCACAGAAAGTGGTTGGATATCTAGGGAtgcttcctga